The Trichosurus vulpecula isolate mTriVul1 chromosome 3, mTriVul1.pri, whole genome shotgun sequence genome includes a window with the following:
- the FAM161A gene encoding protein FAM161A encodes MDASSRATVLASFSFQAPLESRSRSPRFDFYEQERAGETTEEETTEEEDDFGTDVSLVDEQSFQEHRSYEDLVSTSEICDSNQEYYRKLEELKAAHMKTMAKLEKLYQNKLHLKAVQPETKKEEMPGPCFSSVWITSSYQPAILQKSFSEPDLNQPSSISVSDMSETGFSNIEKENMNELKIMTSAKEYIKNMWNDFSVKDYTYTHSDSSDSPVVEKPEKKPKEWVPKITVPKPFQMTIREDKKKKEWLKSWSEMEMAFKLLKKQEEELARKKRFRAKPVPESVFLPLYHEILERNEERKKTVKERSRKILLASQKPFTFIAREEQKREARKVQLADMPKPEKRKNQFKAKPVPRSTYSSTHSNRLKEEEFFREIRVHMRAQELLQSSSLPRNMQAHQSPSKRKPKHPEQGEKTRYRNKVKYQVPDFETLHTKFQKQLLEQKNPRPTTVCEPFDLLTLRIPSKKEKILEDIQADEERLKETRWPYLSPRGKVRSRRSKTEYTLCESSESESPKPTMSSRRRQQAIRRSLEEKKTLEEDRKRSLAMQRQRMRELQKLLMARARAIDTHQSLAQMSKSRMTTLRKNEKERMKEYLQELEEIERRLKKRPLLFERVAQKNARISAEKCYSNTLKGLGLCDEFVSKKGQNAEYLTDQKIENYSEDEVSLDKDKLGEHWGEKDQDDLVSQDGLNQDDKNHEDSSEENSMLLEREMGTRKAF; translated from the exons gatGATTTTGGTACTGACGTTTCTCTGGTGGATGAGCAAAGTTTTCAAGAGCATAGGAGCTATGAGGACTTAGTGAGCACTTCTGAAATCTGTGACTCCAATCAAGAGTATTACAGAAAGCTTGAAGAGCTGAAGGCAGCCCACATGAAAACGATGGCAAAATTGGAGAAACTGTATCAAAATAAATTACACTTAAAGGCAGTGCAGCCAGAGACCAAGAAGGAAGAAATGCCTGGCCCATGTTTTAG CTCGGTGTGGATCACCTCCTCCTATCAACCTGCCATTTTGCAAAAATCATTTTCGGAGCCTGATTTGAATCAACCTTCTTCCATTAGTGTATCAGAtatgtctgaaactggattttccaatatagaaaaagaaaatatgaatgaattaaaaataatgacTTCTGCTAAGGAATACATCAAGAATATGTGGAATGACTTTTCCGTGAAGGACTATACTTATACTCACTCTGACAGTTCAGATTCACCAGTAGTTGAAAAGCCAGAGAAGAAACCAAAGGAGTGGGTGCCAAAGATTACAGTGCCTAAGCCCTTTCAAATGACCATccgagaagacaagaaaaaaaaagagtggctCAAATCCTGGTCAGAGATGGAGATGGCGTTTAAACTGCTGAAAAAGCAAGAAGAAGAGCTAGCTCGGAAAAAAAGGTTCCGAGCTAAGCCTGTGCCGGAGTCTGTCTTCCTCCCCCTTTATCATGAGATACTGGAGCGGAacgaagaaaggaagaagactgtgaaggagagaagcagaaagatcCTTCTGGCCTCCCAAAAGCCATTTACATTTATTGCAAGGGAAGAGCAGAAGAGAGAAGCTCGCAAGGTGCAGCTGGCTGACATGCCGAAgcctgaaaagagaaagaatcagtTTAAAGCCAAACCCGTTCCTAGGTCTACCTACAGCTCAACTCACAGCAACAGACTAAAGGAGGAGGAGTTCTTCAGAGAAATTAGGGTACACATGAGAGCACAGGAGCTCTTACAGAGCTCGTCATTGCCCAGAAACATGCAGGCTCACCAGTCACCCTCCAAGAGGAAGCCAAAGCACCCAGAGCAGGGTGAGAAGACCAGGTACAGGAACAAAGTCAAGTACCAGGTGCCCGACTTCGAAACCCTCCACACAAAGTTTCAGAAGCAGCTCTTGGAGCAAAAGAATCCCAGGCCTACCACAGTCTGTGAGCCATTTGATCTCCTAACTTTGCGGATCCCctccaaaaaggagaaaattttagAAGACATTCAAGCAGATGAAGAACGATTAAAAGAAACACGCTGGCCCTATCTGTCTCCTCGAGGAAAAGTACGGTCAAGGCGCTCAAAGACCGAGTATACCCTTTGTGAATCAAGTGAATCAGAATCTCCCAAACCTACTATGTCTTCAAGAAGGAGACAGCAAGCCATCAG GAGATCccttgaggaaaagaaaacattagaAGAGGACCGGAAACGGAGTCTAGCTATGCAGAGGCAAAGAATGAGAGAATTGCAAAAACTCCTGATGGCCCGAGCTCGGGCTATTGATACACATCAAAGTTTAGCTCAAATGTCTAAATCCAGAATGACAACGCTCAG aaagaatgagaaggaaaggatgaaagaGTACCTACAAGAActagaagaaatagaaaggagattGAAGAAGAGGCCATTACTGTTTGAAAGAGTTGCTCAG aaaaatgcAAGAATATCAGCAGAAAAGTGTTATTCTAACACCTTAAAAGGACTAGGACTTTGCGATGAGTTTGtttcaaagaaaggccaaaatgcAGAGTACTTGACAGACCAAAAGATTGAAAACTACTCTGAAGATGAAGTAAG cCTTGATAAAGACAAACTAGGAGAACACTGGGGAGAAAAGGATCAGGATGACTTGGTCAGCCAAGATGGTCTCAATCAGGATGATAAAAATCATGAAGATAGTTCAGAAGAAAACTCCATGttgttggagagggaaatgggaacaagaaaagctttttaa